A single window of Nocardioides baekrokdamisoli DNA harbors:
- a CDS encoding oxygenase MpaB family protein, which yields MVTMPIYPTRFREGEARGARLGRALRVIAGVRSLDEDLMDRIGRGFLERDELGASLVEAMRMREGEPSAVSRAQFQQALERGIDEMPDAAPTLKAYFGELTAVPGWVDRDQLVEGALLSRRLGQNIADILLQLSLIGGYRFGGPTDLLVATGALTGEGSVRRLAETQKWTATIGDPGSILPGGEAWRLTAHVRLMHAMVNAGYEKRWDNARWGLPINQTDLASTLALFDATVLLGCRALGVRITRREAEAYMHLWRYVGYLLGIDPDFWSTSERDRYRMAYHVLRAQGPLTEAGPALAQSAVDLQADRIYPGWPTVLMPLRARYERERMLSMMTVLLNPTSMRDLGLPRRPPWALAYIVPMNLVRYQVVARTPYGRRQLEAWGQRVRSRTLSSTFRGADQAVGDLPY from the coding sequence ATGGTCACAATGCCGATCTATCCGACCCGGTTCCGTGAGGGCGAGGCACGCGGAGCCCGGCTTGGTCGTGCGCTGCGGGTCATCGCAGGCGTACGCAGTCTCGACGAGGATCTGATGGACCGGATCGGTCGAGGATTCCTGGAACGCGACGAGCTCGGCGCCTCGCTGGTCGAGGCGATGCGAATGCGAGAGGGCGAGCCGAGTGCGGTGAGCCGGGCGCAGTTCCAGCAGGCACTGGAGCGCGGCATCGACGAGATGCCGGACGCGGCTCCGACGCTGAAGGCGTACTTCGGCGAGCTCACGGCCGTGCCCGGCTGGGTCGACCGCGACCAGCTCGTCGAGGGCGCCCTCCTGAGCCGGCGTCTGGGGCAGAACATCGCCGACATCCTGTTGCAGCTCTCGTTGATCGGCGGCTACCGGTTCGGTGGTCCGACCGACCTGCTGGTGGCCACCGGCGCGCTGACCGGGGAGGGCTCCGTACGCCGGCTGGCCGAGACCCAGAAGTGGACCGCCACCATCGGTGATCCCGGCTCGATCCTGCCCGGCGGGGAGGCTTGGCGGCTGACCGCCCACGTCCGGCTGATGCATGCGATGGTCAACGCCGGCTACGAGAAGCGATGGGACAACGCGCGTTGGGGCCTGCCGATCAACCAGACCGATCTCGCCTCGACGCTTGCGCTGTTCGATGCGACCGTGCTGCTCGGGTGTCGCGCGCTGGGCGTACGCATCACCCGCCGCGAGGCGGAGGCGTACATGCATCTGTGGAGGTACGTCGGCTATCTGCTCGGCATCGATCCCGACTTCTGGTCGACGTCGGAGCGCGACCGGTACCGGATGGCGTACCACGTGCTCCGCGCCCAGGGGCCACTCACCGAGGCAGGCCCGGCGCTCGCCCAGTCCGCCGTCGACCTGCAGGCCGACCGGATCTATCCCGGCTGGCCGACGGTGTTGATGCCACTACGGGCACGGTACGAGCGCGAGCGGATGCTCAGCATGATGACGGTGCTGCTGAACCCGACGAGCATGCGTGACCTCGGGCTGCCGCGGCGCCCGCCGTGGGCGTTGGCGTACATCGTGCCGATGAACCTGGTGCGCTATCAGGTCGTCGCGCGGACTCCGTACGGTCGTCGTCAGCTCGAGGCCTGGGGGCAGCGCGTACGGAGCCGCACCCTGTCCAGCACCTTCCGCGGCGCAGACCAGGCGGTCGGAGACCTGCCCTACTGA
- a CDS encoding MazG family protein, with amino-acid sequence MTNRSAQDGAGAGLVDFLHLMRRMRAEDAWKAAQSHRSLARYLLEEAHETVEAIESGDLEHLKEELGDLLLQVYFQVVIAEDAGEFTMDDVVDELTAKMVRRNPHIFEPGEGPRPTYDELVESWQAVKTAEKPHRSSPADGIPASLPALLYADKVLNRTTYIPGDGELGDRLLALAAEAHEQGLDPEQELREAVRRLVDQPPA; translated from the coding sequence ATGACCAACCGGTCGGCTCAGGACGGCGCCGGCGCCGGCCTCGTCGACTTCCTGCACCTCATGCGTCGGATGCGCGCCGAGGACGCGTGGAAGGCAGCGCAGAGCCACCGTTCTCTGGCTCGTTATCTCCTCGAGGAGGCCCACGAGACCGTCGAGGCGATCGAATCCGGCGACCTCGAGCACCTCAAGGAAGAACTGGGTGACCTGCTGCTGCAGGTCTACTTCCAGGTGGTCATCGCCGAGGACGCCGGCGAGTTCACCATGGACGACGTCGTGGATGAGTTGACGGCGAAGATGGTCCGCCGCAACCCGCACATCTTCGAGCCGGGCGAGGGGCCGCGCCCGACGTACGACGAACTCGTCGAGTCCTGGCAGGCGGTCAAGACCGCCGAGAAGCCTCACCGCAGCTCGCCCGCTGACGGCATCCCGGCCTCGCTCCCGGCCCTCCTCTACGCCGACAAGGTGCTCAACCGGACCACCTACATCCCTGGGGACGGCGAGCTCGGTGACCGCTTGTTGGCGCTCGCGGCCGAGGCGCATGAGCAGGGCCTGGATCCCGAGCAGGAGTTGCGCGAGGCGGTACGCCGGCTGGTCGATCAGCCGCCGGCGTGA
- a CDS encoding TetR/AcrR family transcriptional regulator encodes MRKVPTQQRSRDMVERIVTAGREVLVSDGYDAFSTNRVADVADISPGSLYQYFPNKTAIIDVVIDRYMASMSEQVVAALGDRIAGPPEDLVRGVLDALVCALESDAALLHVAYEVLPLARNNPARAAVEQRVQQLATAYLAVRGLVPAPATAAWVMVLAIENLAVRWVIDRPPISREAFLDELVALVTGYLPLG; translated from the coding sequence ATGCGAAAAGTTCCGACACAGCAGCGATCCCGCGACATGGTCGAGCGGATCGTCACAGCCGGTCGTGAGGTGCTCGTGAGCGACGGGTACGACGCGTTCTCCACCAACCGGGTCGCGGACGTCGCGGACATCAGCCCCGGGTCGCTCTACCAGTATTTCCCGAACAAGACCGCGATCATCGACGTCGTCATCGACCGCTACATGGCGAGCATGAGCGAACAGGTGGTGGCGGCTCTCGGGGACCGCATCGCCGGCCCGCCGGAGGACCTCGTACGCGGCGTCCTCGATGCGCTGGTGTGCGCGCTGGAGTCCGACGCAGCACTGCTGCACGTGGCTTACGAGGTCCTGCCGCTCGCGCGCAACAACCCTGCCCGCGCGGCCGTGGAGCAGCGGGTGCAGCAACTCGCCACCGCCTATCTGGCTGTCCGCGGTCTGGTCCCGGCACCGGCCACCGCAGCCTGGGTGATGGTGCTGGCGATCGAGAACCTCGCCGTGCGGTGGGTGATCGATCGACCGCCGATCTCGCGCGAGGCCTTCCTGGACGAACTGGTCGCGCTCGTCACGGGCTACCTTCCGCTCGGCTGA
- a CDS encoding DUF4916 domain-containing protein encodes MTMEAFGEENFGEDPLDLSNAGMPDVDRQPGWLSTQQLNQVRAQVPILYVEALPVRMEPDGRVSEVGLLLRGSPTTGQITRSLVSGRVHHGESLRDALMRHLEKDLGPSAFPSLPLSIVPVALSEYFPWPGERFDLRQHAVALAYVVPVTGICEPRQDALELTWMSPASAASDHVADELEGGRGALLRQLLHHLGVLG; translated from the coding sequence ATGACGATGGAGGCATTCGGCGAGGAGAACTTCGGCGAGGATCCACTGGACCTGTCGAATGCGGGGATGCCCGACGTCGATCGTCAACCGGGGTGGCTCAGCACCCAGCAGCTGAACCAGGTACGAGCCCAGGTCCCGATCCTCTATGTCGAGGCCCTGCCGGTACGCATGGAGCCGGACGGCCGCGTCAGCGAAGTCGGTCTCCTGCTGCGTGGAAGTCCGACCACCGGCCAGATCACCCGCAGCCTGGTCAGTGGCCGCGTCCATCACGGAGAGTCCCTGAGGGACGCGCTGATGCGCCATCTCGAGAAGGATCTCGGCCCCTCGGCCTTCCCGAGCCTGCCGCTCAGCATCGTTCCGGTGGCGCTGAGCGAGTACTTCCCGTGGCCCGGCGAGCGTTTCGACCTGCGGCAGCATGCGGTCGCGCTCGCGTACGTGGTTCCGGTGACCGGTATCTGCGAGCCTCGGCAGGACGCGCTCGAGCTCACCTGGATGTCACCCGCGAGTGCGGCGAGCGATCACGTCGCCGACGAACTCGAGGGCGGTCGCGGCGCGCTGCTGCGCCAACTGCTGCACCACTTGGGCGTCCTGGGATGA
- the mfd gene encoding transcription-repair coupling factor yields MSLVPIADLVLSEKVVRASLDEASGGRVLALDLTGPEALRPFATVGLVREGRLVVVVTATSREAETLVADLGDVMSSEEVAYYPSWETLPHERLSPRADTVGRRLAALRRLKHPEGAPIRVLVTTVRSVLQPQVKGLADLEPVAVVPGQTAELDAIVRGLVDAAYTRVDLVEKRGEFAVRGGIVDVFPPTEEHPIRVEFFGDEVDEIRSFSVADQRTVATLDRMWAPPCRELLLTEEVRARAKALGETHPTLVELTDKLAQGIAVEGMESLAPVLTDDMELLVDLLPDESTVLILDPERVRRRAADLVTTSEEFLAASWAVAASGGQAPIDLGAASYRDLEDVRATAIARGVPWWTLGPFGGEADAGVTWQAPAGYRGDWAKASADIRSWIEAEWRVVIVQPGHGPAQRTVEALGEADIASRYIEPGEEWTPRLRVVSVVQGALSEGFIDEDGKLVVLTAEDLSGTRTASRDLGKMPVRRKRQIDPLELKTGDYVVHEQHGVGRFVEMKQREVSGATREYLVLEYGASKRGAPPDRLYVPADALDQVTRYVGGEAPSLDRLGGGDWTARKARARKAVKEIAAELIKLYAARQATKGYAFGPDTPWQRELEDAFAYVETADQLSTVDEVKADMMKTTPMDRLICGDVGYGKTEIAVRAAFKAVQDGKQVAVLVPTTLLVTQHLATFSERMSGFPVRLEGLSRFQTDKEAKAVQAGLADGSIDVVVGTHRLFNADTRFKDLGLIIVDEEQRFGVEHKEQMKRLRTSVDVLSMSATPIPRTLEMAITGIREMSTIATPPEERHPVLTYVGAYEDRQVVAAVRRELLRDGQVFYIHNRVQSIEKAAARLRELVPEARVATAHGQMNEKQLEQVMLDFWERKFDLLVCTTLVESGLDVSNANTMIIERADMLGLSQLHQLRGRVGRSRERAYAYFLYPGEKPLTETAHERLATLAQHSDLGGGMAIAMKDLEIRGAGNLLGGEQSGHIADVGFDLYVRLVGEAVQDFRGDGTPELGEVRIELPIDAHLPHGYIGSERLRLEMYKRLAEVRTDADVEAIEAELKDRYGDPPLVVLALLQVARFRARARKAGVSEITIAGKNVRLFPVTLPESKQIRLQRLYPKSLIKAPVETILVPRPVSDTFPVKPLEGLALLQWLRQLIDAVVDPAD; encoded by the coding sequence GTGTCGCTCGTCCCGATCGCTGATCTGGTCCTGTCCGAGAAGGTCGTACGCGCCTCGCTCGACGAGGCGAGCGGCGGCCGCGTACTCGCCCTGGATCTGACCGGCCCAGAGGCGCTGCGTCCGTTCGCCACCGTCGGCCTGGTCCGCGAGGGACGCCTGGTGGTCGTCGTGACCGCGACGTCGCGAGAGGCCGAGACGCTCGTGGCCGACCTCGGCGACGTGATGTCCTCCGAGGAGGTCGCCTACTACCCGAGTTGGGAGACGCTTCCGCATGAGCGGCTGTCCCCGCGAGCGGACACGGTCGGTCGTCGGCTCGCGGCGCTGCGGCGGCTGAAGCATCCGGAGGGGGCGCCGATCCGGGTGCTGGTCACGACGGTGCGGTCGGTCTTGCAGCCGCAGGTGAAGGGGCTCGCCGATCTCGAACCGGTGGCTGTGGTTCCCGGGCAGACGGCCGAACTCGACGCCATCGTCCGCGGACTGGTCGACGCCGCGTACACCCGGGTCGACCTCGTCGAGAAGCGTGGTGAGTTCGCGGTCCGCGGCGGGATCGTGGATGTCTTCCCGCCGACTGAGGAGCACCCGATCCGGGTCGAGTTCTTCGGCGACGAGGTCGACGAGATCCGGTCCTTCTCGGTGGCCGACCAGCGGACGGTCGCGACCCTGGACCGGATGTGGGCGCCGCCATGTCGCGAGCTTCTCCTCACCGAGGAGGTACGCGCTCGCGCAAAGGCATTGGGCGAGACCCATCCGACCCTGGTCGAACTGACCGACAAACTCGCCCAGGGCATCGCGGTCGAAGGCATGGAGTCGCTCGCACCCGTCCTCACCGACGACATGGAACTCCTGGTCGATCTCCTGCCCGACGAGTCGACCGTGCTGATCCTCGACCCCGAGCGCGTACGCCGCCGGGCCGCGGATCTGGTGACCACCAGTGAGGAGTTCCTGGCGGCCTCCTGGGCTGTCGCAGCGAGCGGGGGACAGGCGCCGATCGACCTCGGCGCGGCCAGCTATCGCGATCTCGAGGACGTACGCGCCACGGCGATCGCCCGCGGCGTGCCGTGGTGGACGCTCGGTCCGTTCGGCGGGGAGGCCGACGCCGGGGTCACCTGGCAGGCGCCGGCGGGTTACCGGGGTGACTGGGCGAAGGCTTCTGCCGACATTCGCTCGTGGATCGAGGCCGAATGGCGCGTGGTCATCGTGCAACCCGGTCACGGCCCGGCGCAGCGTACGGTCGAGGCGCTCGGTGAGGCCGATATAGCGAGCCGATACATCGAGCCCGGTGAGGAGTGGACGCCGCGCCTCCGGGTCGTCAGCGTCGTCCAGGGAGCCCTGTCGGAGGGCTTCATCGATGAGGACGGCAAGCTCGTCGTGTTGACCGCCGAGGACCTCAGCGGCACCCGGACCGCCAGCCGCGACCTGGGCAAGATGCCCGTACGCCGCAAGCGCCAGATCGATCCCTTGGAACTCAAGACCGGCGACTACGTCGTGCACGAGCAGCACGGCGTCGGCCGGTTCGTGGAGATGAAGCAGCGCGAGGTCAGCGGTGCGACTCGTGAGTACCTCGTCCTTGAGTACGGAGCCAGCAAGCGTGGCGCTCCGCCGGACCGGCTCTACGTGCCGGCCGATGCGCTCGACCAGGTCACCAGGTACGTCGGCGGTGAGGCTCCGAGCCTGGACCGCCTCGGCGGTGGCGACTGGACCGCTCGCAAGGCCAGGGCGCGCAAGGCGGTCAAGGAGATCGCGGCGGAGCTCATCAAGCTCTACGCCGCCCGCCAAGCCACCAAGGGGTACGCATTCGGCCCGGACACCCCGTGGCAGCGCGAGCTCGAGGACGCCTTCGCGTACGTCGAGACCGCGGACCAGCTGTCGACCGTCGACGAGGTCAAGGCCGACATGATGAAGACCACCCCGATGGATCGTCTGATCTGCGGCGACGTGGGTTACGGCAAGACCGAGATCGCGGTACGCGCCGCGTTCAAGGCCGTCCAGGACGGCAAGCAGGTCGCGGTCCTGGTGCCCACGACCCTGTTGGTGACCCAGCACCTGGCCACCTTCAGCGAGCGGATGAGCGGCTTCCCCGTACGGCTGGAGGGTCTCAGCAGGTTCCAGACCGACAAGGAGGCCAAGGCGGTCCAGGCCGGGCTGGCGGACGGCTCGATCGACGTCGTCGTCGGCACCCACCGCCTGTTCAACGCCGACACCAGGTTCAAGGATCTCGGGCTGATCATCGTCGACGAGGAGCAGCGATTCGGCGTCGAGCACAAGGAGCAGATGAAGCGGCTGCGTACGTCCGTCGACGTGCTCTCCATGTCCGCGACCCCGATCCCGCGCACGCTCGAGATGGCGATCACCGGCATCCGCGAGATGTCGACCATCGCCACTCCGCCCGAAGAGCGGCACCCGGTCCTCACCTACGTCGGTGCCTACGAGGACCGCCAGGTCGTCGCTGCCGTACGCCGCGAACTGCTGCGTGACGGCCAGGTGTTCTACATCCACAACCGGGTGCAGTCGATCGAGAAGGCCGCGGCGCGACTGCGCGAACTCGTCCCCGAGGCCCGGGTCGCCACCGCGCACGGCCAGATGAACGAGAAGCAGTTGGAGCAGGTCATGCTCGACTTCTGGGAGCGGAAGTTCGACCTCCTCGTCTGTACGACCCTCGTCGAGTCCGGTCTCGACGTCTCCAACGCCAACACGATGATCATCGAGCGCGCCGACATGCTCGGCCTCTCGCAGTTGCACCAACTCAGGGGTCGTGTCGGTCGCTCCCGCGAGCGCGCGTACGCGTACTTCCTCTATCCGGGGGAGAAGCCACTCACCGAGACCGCTCACGAGCGGCTGGCGACGTTGGCCCAGCACTCGGATCTGGGCGGCGGCATGGCGATCGCGATGAAGGACCTGGAGATCCGTGGCGCCGGCAACCTGCTGGGCGGGGAACAGTCCGGGCACATCGCCGACGTCGGCTTCGATCTTTATGTCCGTCTGGTCGGCGAGGCCGTCCAGGACTTCCGCGGGGACGGGACGCCGGAGCTGGGCGAGGTCCGGATCGAACTGCCGATCGACGCCCATCTGCCACACGGCTACATCGGATCCGAGCGGTTGCGGCTCGAGATGTACAAGCGGCTCGCCGAAGTGCGTACCGACGCCGACGTCGAGGCGATCGAGGCCGAGCTGAAGGATCGTTACGGTGACCCGCCCCTGGTCGTCCTGGCCCTCCTCCAGGTGGCCCGCTTCCGCGCCCGTGCCCGGAAGGCCGGGGTCAGCGAGATCACCATCGCCGGCAAGAACGTACGACTGTTCCCGGTCACGCTTCCGGAGTCCAAGCAGATACGCCTCCAGCGCCTCTATCCGAAGTCGCTGATCAAGGCACCCGTCGAGACGATCCTCGTACCGCGCCCCGTCTCGGACACGTTCCCGGTCAAGCCGCTCGAAGGCCTCGCGCTGCTGCAGTGGCTGCGTCAACTGATTGACGCCGTCGTCGACCCCGCGGACTGA